The proteins below are encoded in one region of Leptotrichia sp. oral taxon 218:
- a CDS encoding autotransporter-associated N-terminal domain-containing protein — protein sequence MNYARKDNDKLIKGSSLELVKLMEQGDQVVKSPWGSQQFGFGYTYNSWGTSFKGRGGKQNDIKYRRTNDLTKYVYDPNLHEYGATNLHIKRNKEPDALVINPANVHKSYTPPTATRMDTMTMIDGPQFNPQIKILNGAYYGLYSINVNGQEYTDPKIADDYNAAQYNSLNLTTSTSDHSNNQNNNTSSGSATLTTASPGNLKIGGSTNRVGWYHTGTSWTGSSINALTRGVIHMSDVNNLTSSSYYISYSNLNGATGGNNQFYNEHTGNYGEISAGSSTADKIFLDISNNFTINPSIINTGSRTFDIEFNIDRGSGFTAVKNSSGTLNFVNDDGYTIFNINGNNNNGIHNLGTIDYSTGNYYNQFNINGNSNNGIYSAGTVNSSFNTFNINGNNNNGIYSTGTANITNSNFNVNDGVVNGYDYNTGVLITSGSNSSNSSNYIVNGSRSSGIFLTGGSITSSRDEISVGGSESNGIYLSSGTISSTIDNYGRGFIKVSGGSSNGVFVKRGATVTTVDDDFTISGNGSNGINIESGATVGTVQSSSFTVGGSGNGSNGIYAQSGSTLSNINSTSFSVTGNGSNGANLQNGLATNFSNITATVSGSGSTGITLNTQKPHTFIGANTFTVSGGNASSGIYLYDSEGFTMNATGNAANSSFDVSNNSIGVGINVNDSVTKAKTITFSTASTPGNTHYRTYMKLTGNGSNGSNPNTEGSIGFNIQNGRMTSAATDTNKKVEITGMLDVEVAGNNNELYKNNSYIKELKISNGSGLSSTGTADPNAMIASYNNGYGLIDVDGDRNIVFSNLGFVKTGSVDLNAITIDGNNNAVAYFAGSNVDFRNARTGNEGKIGYFGISDSDVIKLQGSIGGNGASDANVGVYAVSGQRKGLGTYDAIGDNTSGSGNTLSNLNVSDLNIGFSKYSTNGTLVYSAKGTVVEVKNDSNNYNRDKASNHVNTISDGIVLDNKSGGNFSPYKWGYTTDYDLRSTGTTIAYSKGVWDWSGLMYDSTPTALTNSPSEIIIGSAVDMASKSGIAYRAEKGGKVTVGSSILKNGTDKINTRAGGTNSVIAYADGNNVTNVKHENNGNYASKKGNIHMDSSLIEIQGDIVAADDGVFSSNVLGSTAADKLQAYNNIAAYAVNGGDILIKTSGTVPTDAKEADDTKDADNKGSLIYGLGAYASGSGSNVIYTSDGNGATIISGTKGALYAEDNGYIEFKGNIVNQNNDVATVITDTTNATVKVSPNRSGTGQNLIGSDHNNVAPFFVKRSSFNDEAAITFNDTTNIDMYNGVLLVGNEYYHNNALSRDYNRGFSDYYKGAGIPATQDEQTKYKNAKYRGMENVSVKILSNDVNLGLVNQYGEELNWDSTRNASSTGTNFLQGIADYAKLNKIENFGTNSKRTNNEYSFSTSLINGKLKVTADVDLEDHLVTGSDSTITGATNKNANDPFNDIAMESELVTFDNNVNVAGDVKYLAGKKQGLNMANSLYRWNDDDLKNRRESTASLVKTEAKDSGYILKKAKLNVWGGSANPGDSITGVNVAYGTIDNQKDSKIYVDHGNGIVGTDGSILKNEGKIYVTGKYDPATQAGYTGLTATPRTGATVETQVDSTKGENYGIVGISTQNVREHQNYGGNRYGENKVEIENKDGSIEVDGKLAVGIYGENINQSGTTFTDQYAKKSNINIAYDNQNSTSPDAIKVNYGAGTASGTQTVKENKALRGVGIALVEHDKDRTAANRGGIITLNTQNKGIANTADILTFENGIGIYGESADIRFKGDSTGLTVDTGSDGAGVWVTDDSNISSHADRIAGAKTLNYNYKGYDNKKGFAMVFGSTDSNNTYGGTNATNYMDIKFNNNGDAGVTLAIEKSKTAPGAAAPVITAGTGTYKGIAGILVNTDKGRLDTVTNYGDIKEDTSKTHVRSYGAVVNSGNFVNWGNIELSDSLLSDAANVEKNDLKKVNVGILANDHENGRANTYIESHGDIKVGTTSNQNVGGFGIYGYNVTTGPKADGSESTITINRNSYGVYSGDGTVNIQKGTKLLVGNDTVLGHEQTTKGTSSAAGAYPINRQTAYTAATDLLPGRTTDAAVGVYIGSNENLSKQNRNVDVSANMDIDRYSYGIVLAENNGGATTNVTIGSPTYSPTINLASNTKAGGQVKSHVPTNPAIPEEVYEQGNAVYYYSADKNSKGTTYANITMNGDYNTAYRTAGSIDNHGIIDLRSQWDIANPTVDKTTGETINLGYGNLGIVSENPDIASTNYGKIITGMSDTQNMRYSAAMAAGRNVYDSNNTFVKTEADGYVINRGNIVVQAKDGIGMFATGSRSRAINYGNIELIGDNSTGMYLDRGAIGENYGTIEGSANNLRGVVAINGGYIKNYGTINVTGQNSNGIVTDSSRFIVDANGNPVKILSPTDAQYTSSQATTAGQNNGKDGSKDLYGGKENSIAEYTSGNPKTTGVGTTIAMPSVVPMTTITVDGVNTPIFTVDTDAATQGQWGEKISITSSIQTGGTRIIDLSQLDGWGNKMWNNYHTDQLSEVTSIGMYVDTSGVKYSNPINGIQNLKNLGEVNLYFGSEATLYTNAKAIRLGTNILKPFNDSLTNLPGGAVVNPLSASLTWQVAAKLDDKNQLTDVYMSKVPYHSFAFDDDTSLVNFTNNLDNVYEIVDFHTNEKEIFNKLNSLGNGEGHILAQAFDQMRAHIYGGIQQRTVATEKVFDSQVSGVMSGNGMVGNPSKDSTKYKAFGERGEYKTDTKGIPDYENYAGGFVAVHEGESIYKGEKHGWYTGVVDNNFSFKDIARSHENQAMIKGGLFKTTPFDVNGEFTWTIAGEGYFGRTDTNRRFWVVDKQYDAEAHYYTYGVALKNELAKSFRLSEGFAIKPHVGIDLEYGRYSSFHEDGTMSLDVKGNDYHSIKPNLGVDFTYKQPVFKKSMFVASLGLGYEKELGRVNDVTNEARIQGAWTDYFSIRGDKENKKGNYKADLNLGIDNGRLGFTVNAGYDSTGKNFRGGAGLRFIF from the coding sequence GGAGCAACTAACTTGCACATTAAAAGAAATAAAGAGCCAGATGCGCTTGTAATTAATCCGGCTAATGTGCATAAATCTTATACGCCGCCTACTGCAACTAGAATGGATACTATGACTATGATTGATGGACCGCAGTTTAATCCACAAATAAAAATTTTAAACGGTGCATATTATGGACTGTATTCGATTAATGTGAATGGACAAGAATATACGGATCCTAAAATAGCAGATGATTACAATGCAGCACAATATAATAGTCTTAATTTAACTACTTCAACTTCTGATCATTCTAATAACCAAAATAATAATACTTCTTCTGGAAGTGCAACATTGACAACTGCATCACCTGGAAATTTAAAAATTGGAGGGTCAACTAATAGAGTTGGATGGTATCATACAGGAACAAGTTGGACTGGTTCAAGTATAAATGCTCTTACTAGAGGGGTAATACATATGTCGGATGTTAATAATTTAACTTCCTCTAGTTATTATATTTCATATTCGAATTTAAATGGTGCTACAGGTGGAAATAATCAATTTTATAATGAACATACAGGTAATTACGGTGAAATTAGTGCAGGTAGTTCAACAGCAGATAAGATATTTTTAGATATTAGTAATAATTTTACTATTAATCCTTCAATTATAAATACTGGAAGTAGAACTTTTGATATTGAATTTAATATAGACAGAGGTAGTGGTTTTACAGCTGTAAAAAATAGTTCTGGAACTTTGAATTTTGTTAATGATGATGGATATACAATTTTTAATATAAATGGAAATAATAATAATGGTATACATAATTTAGGAACTATAGACTATTCAACTGGAAATTATTATAATCAATTCAATATAAATGGAAATAGTAATAATGGTATATATTCTGCTGGAACAGTAAATAGCTCATTTAATACTTTTAATATAAATGGAAATAATAATAATGGTATATATTCTACTGGAACAGCTAATATAACTAATTCTAATTTTAATGTAAATGATGGTGTAGTAAATGGTTACGACTATAACACAGGAGTATTAATCACAAGTGGTTCTAATAGTAGTAATAGTAGTAATTATATTGTGAATGGTAGTCGTTCAAGTGGAATCTTTTTAACAGGAGGTTCAATAACTTCTAGTAGAGATGAAATAAGTGTTGGAGGATCTGAAAGTAATGGAATTTATTTAAGTTCTGGAACAATTTCTTCAACTATCGATAACTATGGTAGAGGATTTATTAAAGTTAGTGGAGGAAGTTCCAATGGTGTATTTGTAAAAAGAGGAGCTACTGTAACTACTGTAGACGATGATTTTACAATTAGTGGAAATGGCTCTAACGGTATTAATATAGAAAGTGGAGCAACAGTAGGTACCGTACAAAGTTCTAGTTTTACTGTTGGTGGTAGCGGTAATGGTTCCAATGGTATTTATGCACAATCAGGTTCAACATTGAGTAATATTAATAGCACAAGTTTTTCTGTAACTGGTAATGGTTCCAATGGAGCTAATTTACAAAATGGATTAGCTACTAATTTTTCTAATATAACAGCTACAGTTTCAGGATCAGGTTCTACAGGAATTACGCTTAATACACAAAAACCACATACTTTTATAGGTGCTAATACTTTTACTGTTTCAGGTGGAAATGCAAGTAGTGGAATTTACTTATATGATAGTGAAGGATTTACTATGAATGCAACAGGAAATGCTGCAAATAGTAGTTTTGATGTATCTAATAATTCAATAGGAGTTGGAATTAATGTAAATGATAGTGTAACTAAAGCTAAAACAATAACTTTCAGTACAGCTTCTACTCCAGGAAATACTCATTATAGAACATACATGAAATTAACTGGTAATGGTAGTAATGGTTCCAATCCAAATACTGAAGGATCTATAGGATTTAATATTCAAAATGGAAGAATGACAAGTGCTGCTACTGATACAAATAAAAAAGTAGAAATTACAGGTATGTTAGATGTTGAGGTAGCAGGTAATAATAATGAATTGTATAAAAATAACAGTTATATAAAGGAATTGAAGATCAGTAATGGAAGTGGTCTAAGTTCAACAGGTACAGCTGATCCTAATGCTATGATAGCAAGCTATAATAATGGGTATGGTTTAATAGATGTTGATGGTGACAGAAATATAGTTTTTTCTAATTTAGGTTTCGTAAAAACTGGTAGTGTTGATTTGAATGCTATTACAATAGATGGAAATAATAATGCTGTTGCGTATTTTGCAGGATCTAATGTTGATTTTAGAAATGCTAGAACAGGAAATGAAGGGAAAATAGGATATTTTGGAATTAGTGATAGTGATGTGATAAAATTACAAGGTTCTATAGGAGGAAATGGTGCAAGTGATGCAAATGTTGGAGTTTATGCTGTTTCTGGTCAACGTAAAGGATTAGGAACATATGATGCCATCGGAGATAATACTAGCGGATCAGGAAATACATTATCTAATTTAAATGTAAGTGATTTAAATATAGGATTTTCTAAGTATTCAACTAATGGAACTTTAGTATATTCAGCAAAAGGGACAGTAGTAGAAGTAAAAAATGATAGTAATAACTATAATAGAGATAAAGCAAGTAATCATGTTAACACAATTTCAGATGGAATAGTTCTTGATAATAAATCTGGAGGAAATTTTTCTCCTTATAAATGGGGTTATACAACTGATTATGATTTAAGATCGACTGGAACAACAATTGCATATTCGAAAGGAGTATGGGATTGGTCTGGATTAATGTACGATAGTACACCCACAGCGCTTACAAATAGTCCTTCAGAAATAATTATTGGTTCAGCTGTTGATATGGCTTCAAAATCAGGTATAGCTTATAGAGCAGAAAAAGGAGGAAAAGTAACTGTAGGTTCTAGTATTCTTAAAAATGGTACTGATAAAATAAATACAAGAGCTGGAGGAACAAATTCAGTAATTGCTTATGCAGATGGTAACAATGTAACGAATGTTAAACATGAAAATAATGGAAATTATGCAAGTAAAAAAGGTAATATCCACATGGATAGTTCTTTAATTGAAATTCAGGGGGATATTGTTGCAGCAGATGATGGAGTATTTAGTTCCAATGTGTTAGGTTCAACAGCTGCTGATAAATTACAAGCCTATAATAATATAGCAGCATATGCTGTTAATGGTGGGGATATTCTTATTAAAACAAGTGGTACTGTTCCGACAGATGCAAAAGAAGCCGATGATACGAAAGATGCTGATAATAAAGGATCATTGATATATGGACTTGGAGCATATGCTTCAGGATCTGGATCAAATGTAATTTATACTTCAGATGGAAACGGTGCAACTATTATATCTGGAACTAAAGGTGCGCTTTATGCTGAAGATAATGGATACATAGAATTTAAAGGTAATATTGTAAATCAAAATAATGATGTAGCAACAGTAATAACAGATACGACTAATGCAACTGTAAAAGTATCTCCTAATAGAAGTGGTACAGGACAAAATTTAATTGGAAGTGATCATAATAATGTTGCACCATTCTTTGTAAAACGTAGTTCTTTCAATGATGAAGCAGCAATAACATTTAATGACACTACTAATATAGATATGTATAACGGTGTTCTATTGGTTGGAAATGAATATTATCATAATAATGCATTATCAAGGGATTACAACAGAGGATTTTCTGATTACTACAAAGGAGCTGGTATACCTGCTACACAAGATGAACAAACTAAATATAAAAATGCAAAATATAGAGGTATGGAAAATGTTAGTGTCAAAATATTATCTAATGATGTTAATTTAGGACTGGTTAACCAATACGGTGAAGAATTAAATTGGGATTCTACTAGAAATGCAAGTAGTACAGGAACAAACTTCTTACAAGGTATTGCAGATTATGCTAAATTAAATAAAATAGAAAATTTTGGTACAAATTCTAAGAGAACTAATAATGAATATTCGTTCTCAACATCACTTATAAATGGTAAATTAAAAGTAACAGCTGATGTTGATTTGGAAGATCATTTAGTAACTGGAAGTGATTCTACAATTACTGGAGCTACAAATAAAAATGCAAATGATCCATTCAATGATATAGCAATGGAAAGTGAACTTGTTACATTTGATAATAATGTAAATGTTGCTGGAGATGTAAAATATTTAGCAGGTAAGAAACAAGGATTAAATATGGCAAATTCTTTATATCGTTGGAATGATGATGATTTGAAGAATAGACGTGAATCAACAGCAAGTTTAGTGAAAACAGAAGCTAAAGATTCAGGATATATATTGAAAAAAGCAAAATTAAATGTATGGGGTGGAAGTGCTAATCCAGGTGACAGTATAACAGGAGTTAATGTTGCTTATGGTACAATTGATAATCAAAAAGACAGTAAAATTTATGTTGATCACGGAAACGGAATCGTTGGAACAGATGGAAGTATCTTGAAAAATGAAGGTAAAATCTATGTAACTGGGAAATATGATCCTGCTACTCAAGCTGGATATACAGGATTAACAGCAACACCAAGAACAGGAGCAACAGTTGAAACTCAAGTAGATTCTACAAAAGGTGAAAATTATGGTATCGTAGGAATTTCTACTCAAAATGTTAGGGAACATCAAAATTATGGTGGAAATAGATATGGAGAAAATAAAGTAGAAATCGAAAATAAAGATGGTAGTATTGAAGTAGATGGTAAATTAGCAGTTGGTATTTATGGAGAAAATATTAATCAATCAGGAACAACTTTTACTGATCAATATGCTAAAAAATCAAATATTAATATAGCTTACGATAACCAAAATTCAACTTCACCAGATGCTATTAAAGTAAACTATGGAGCTGGAACAGCAAGTGGTACGCAAACAGTTAAAGAAAATAAAGCCTTACGAGGTGTTGGTATTGCACTAGTTGAACACGATAAAGATAGAACAGCTGCAAACAGAGGTGGAATTATCACTCTAAACACTCAAAATAAAGGAATTGCAAATACAGCAGATATTTTAACTTTCGAAAATGGTATTGGTATTTATGGTGAAAGTGCAGACATCAGATTCAAAGGAGATTCTACTGGACTTACTGTTGATACAGGAAGCGACGGAGCAGGAGTTTGGGTAACTGATGATTCAAATATTTCAAGCCATGCAGATAGAATTGCAGGAGCAAAAACATTAAATTACAACTATAAAGGATATGACAATAAAAAAGGATTTGCAATGGTATTTGGAAGCACAGATTCAAACAATACTTATGGTGGAACAAATGCAACAAACTATATGGACATCAAATTTAACAACAATGGCGATGCAGGTGTAACATTGGCAATTGAAAAATCTAAAACTGCACCAGGTGCAGCAGCGCCAGTAATTACAGCTGGAACAGGAACATACAAAGGAATCGCAGGAATCCTAGTAAACACAGATAAAGGAAGATTAGACACAGTAACAAACTACGGAGATATCAAGGAAGATACATCAAAAACTCATGTAAGATCTTACGGTGCGGTTGTAAACAGCGGAAACTTCGTAAACTGGGGTAACATCGAATTATCTGATTCATTGTTGTCAGATGCAGCAAATGTTGAAAAGAATGACCTTAAAAAAGTAAATGTAGGTATTTTGGCTAATGACCATGAAAATGGAAGAGCAAACACTTACATAGAAAGTCACGGAGACATCAAAGTTGGAACAACTTCTAACCAAAATGTCGGAGGATTTGGAATTTACGGTTACAATGTAACAACAGGACCAAAAGCTGACGGAAGTGAAAGTACAATTACAATTAACAGAAACAGCTACGGTGTTTACTCTGGAGACGGAACTGTAAACATTCAAAAAGGAACTAAATTATTAGTTGGTAACGACACAGTCTTAGGACACGAACAAACAACAAAAGGAACTTCTAGTGCAGCAGGAGCTTACCCAATTAACAGACAAACTGCCTACACAGCAGCAACTGACTTATTGCCAGGAAGAACAACAGATGCGGCAGTCGGAGTTTATATTGGAAGCAACGAAAACTTGTCTAAACAAAATAGAAATGTTGATGTAAGTGCTAACATGGATATTGACAGATATTCATACGGTATCGTTTTAGCTGAAAACAACGGTGGTGCAACTACAAATGTAACAATTGGTAGTCCAACTTACTCACCAACAATTAACTTAGCTTCAAACACTAAAGCTGGTGGACAAGTTAAATCACATGTTCCAACTAACCCAGCAATACCTGAAGAAGTTTACGAACAAGGTAACGCAGTATACTACTACTCAGCTGATAAAAACTCTAAAGGTACAACTTATGCAAATATAACAATGAACGGAGATTACAACACAGCTTACCGTACAGCAGGAAGCATTGATAACCACGGAATAATTGATTTAAGAAGTCAATGGGATATTGCAAATCCAACAGTTGATAAGACTACAGGAGAAACAATAAACTTAGGATATGGAAACTTAGGTATCGTTTCAGAAAATCCTGATATAGCTTCAACAAACTACGGTAAAATTATTACAGGAATGTCTGATACGCAAAATATGAGATATTCAGCAGCAATGGCAGCAGGTAGAAATGTTTATGATTCAAACAATACTTTTGTTAAGACAGAAGCTGACGGATATGTAATAAATAGAGGAAACATTGTAGTTCAAGCAAAAGATGGAATTGGAATGTTCGCAACTGGTTCTCGTTCAAGAGCAATTAACTATGGTAACATCGAATTAATTGGAGATAATTCAACAGGTATGTACTTAGACCGTGGAGCAATTGGAGAAAACTACGGAACAATCGAAGGTAGTGCAAATAACCTTAGAGGTGTGGTTGCAATAAATGGAGGTTACATTAAGAACTATGGTACAATTAATGTAACAGGACAAAATTCTAATGGAATTGTAACTGACAGTTCAAGATTTATCGTTGATGCAAACGGAAATCCAGTTAAAATATTGAGTCCAACAGATGCGCAATATACTTCTTCACAAGCTACAACAGCTGGACAAAATAATGGAAAAGACGGATCTAAGGATCTATACGGTGGAAAAGAAAACTCAATAGCTGAATATACTTCAGGAAATCCTAAGACAACTGGTGTTGGAACAACTATTGCAATGCCAAGCGTAGTACCGATGACAACTATTACAGTTGATGGAGTAAACACTCCAATCTTCACAGTTGACACAGATGCAGCAACACAAGGTCAATGGGGAGAAAAAATTTCAATTACAAGCAGTATTCAAACTGGTGGAACAAGAATAATCGATCTATCTCAATTAGATGGATGGGGTAACAAGATGTGGAATAACTATCATACAGACCAGTTATCAGAAGTTACATCAATTGGAATGTATGTAGATACATCAGGAGTTAAATACAGTAACCCAATTAATGGAATTCAAAACTTGAAAAACTTAGGAGAAGTAAACTTATACTTCGGATCTGAAGCAACATTGTATACTAATGCAAAAGCTATAAGATTGGGAACTAATATTTTAAAACCATTTAATGATTCACTTACTAACTTACCTGGTGGAGCTGTAGTAAATCCATTATCTGCAAGTTTAACTTGGCAAGTAGCAGCAAAACTTGACGATAAGAACCAATTGACAGATGTTTACATGAGTAAAGTTCCTTACCATTCATTTGCATTCGATGATGATACTTCACTTGTAAACTTCACAAACAACTTGGATAATGTGTATGAAATCGTTGATTTCCATACTAACGAAAAAGAAATCTTCAATAAATTAAACAGCTTAGGAAATGGAGAAGGACACATTTTAGCACAAGCGTTTGATCAAATGAGAGCGCATATTTATGGTGGAATCCAACAAAGAACTGTAGCTACTGAAAAAGTATTCGATTCTCAAGTTAGCGGAGTTATGAGCGGCAACGGAATGGTTGGAAACCCTTCTAAAGATTCAACTAAGTATAAAGCATTTGGAGAAAGAGGAGAATACAAGACTGATACAAAAGGAATCCCTGATTATGAAAATTACGCTGGAGGATTTGTAGCAGTTCACGAAGGTGAATCAATTTACAAAGGTGAAAAACATGGTTGGTACACAGGTGTAGTTGACAACAACTTCTCATTCAAAGATATTGCTAGATCTCATGAAAATCAAGCTATGATTAAAGGTGGATTATTCAAAACAACTCCATTTGATGTAAACGGAGAATTTACTTGGACAATCGCTGGAGAAGGATACTTCGGAAGAACAGATACAAACCGTAGATTCTGGGTAGTTGACAAACAATATGATGCGGAAGCTCATTACTATACTTACGGTGTAGCTCTTAAAAATGAATTAGCTAAATCATTCAGATTAAGTGAAGGATTTGCAATTAAACCACATGTAGGAATTGACCTAGAATACGGAAGATATAGTTCATTCCATGAAGATGGAACAATGTCATTGGATGTTAAAGGAAATGATTATCATTCAATCAAACCAAACTTAGGTGTTGACTTTACATACAAACAACCTGTATTCAAAAAATCAATGTTTGTTGCAAGTTTAGGTTTAGGATATGAAAAAGAATTAGGAAGAGTAAATGATGTGACAAATGAAGCAAGAATTCAAGGAGCATGGACAGACTACTTCTCAATTCGTGGAGATAAAGAAAACAAAAAAGGAAACTACAAAGCTGATCTAAACTTAGGAATAGACAACGGAAGACTTGGATTTACAGTAAACGCTGGATATGATTCAACTGGTAAAAACTTCAGAGGTGGAGCTGGACTTAGATTTATATTCTAG
- the rplJ gene encoding 50S ribosomal protein L10 encodes MPAQAKLDAVKELTEKLKDAKAMVFVDYKGISVNEDTELRKNARESKVEYFVAKNRLVKIALKEVGIEEDFDDLLEGTTSFAVGYEDGVAPSKLIYEFGNKLKDKLVIKGGMVDAKRVDVKTVEALAKLPSREELLGQIAYGLLSPVRMLAVALTNVAEQKENGEPAAE; translated from the coding sequence TTGCCAGCACAAGCAAAATTAGATGCAGTTAAAGAATTAACTGAGAAATTAAAAGATGCAAAAGCTATGGTTTTTGTTGATTATAAAGGAATCAGTGTTAATGAAGACACAGAACTTCGTAAAAATGCTAGAGAATCAAAAGTCGAATATTTCGTAGCGAAAAATAGACTTGTGAAAATTGCATTAAAAGAAGTTGGAATTGAAGAAGATTTTGATGACTTGTTAGAAGGAACAACATCTTTCGCAGTAGGTTACGAAGATGGAGTTGCACCATCAAAATTAATTTATGAATTTGGAAACAAATTAAAAGACAAATTAGTAATCAAAGGTGGAATGGTTGATGCAAAAAGAGTTGATGTTAAAACTGTAGAAGCATTAGCAAAATTACCATCAAGAGAAGAATTACTTGGTCAAATTGCTTACGGATTGTTATCGCCAGTTAGAATGTTAGCTGTAGCATTAACAAATGTAGCAGAACAAAAAGAAAATGGAGAACCAGCTGCTGAATAG
- the rplL gene encoding 50S ribosomal protein L7/L12 — protein sequence MAFNKDQFIEDLKAMSVLELKEVVEAIEETFGVSAQPVAVAGGAAAGGAAEEKTEFDVILVSPGGAKLAVIKEVRAITGLGLKEAKELVEAGGKAVKEGASKEEAEEIKGKLEAAGATVELK from the coding sequence ATGGCATTTAATAAAGATCAATTTATAGAAGACTTAAAAGCTATGTCTGTATTAGAATTAAAAGAAGTAGTTGAAGCTATTGAAGAAACATTTGGAGTATCTGCACAACCAGTTGCAGTAGCAGGAGGAGCCGCAGCAGGAGGAGCCGCTGAAGAAAAAACTGAATTTGATGTAATCCTAGTATCTCCAGGAGGAGCTAAATTAGCAGTAATTAAAGAAGTAAGAGCAATTACAGGATTGGGATTAAAAGAAGCTAAAGAATTAGTTGAAGCTGGAGGAAAAGCAGTTAAAGAAGGAGCATCTAAAGAAGAAGCTGAAGAAATTAAAGGTAAATTAGAAGCTGCAGGAGCAACTGTTGAATTAAAATAG